From the Corvus cornix cornix isolate S_Up_H32 chromosome 1A, ASM73873v5, whole genome shotgun sequence genome, the window TTTTTCAGCAAATCCTCCCAAAAGatatttaactcaaaatatCATTAACACATATTTTTCTCCCTACAAAAATAGCATGTCAGACATCATTAATTGGATGTATTAACAACTATTTACATACAGCCACTCTGTAGGctagtaagatttttttttgtaacgTTGTTTAAACACAGCGTTTGAGGCAAACAgtagcaacagcagcagcagatgcacCAAACGGACTGACGGACCCCGGACACGCACACACTCCTCGCCAGGCTGTGGTGTCTCACCTCTTACATAACATTCAAGTGAGATTTCTCACAGTGCTACCTTGGCAACAAACTAAAAATATCTAGGCAAGGTCTTGGTTTAAGCCTTATTATAAAAGCTTTATCTGTGTGATTATCTGGCGTCTGGTTTGTCTCCAGAAAGGGAAATCGCAGTATTTGAGCATGGGATGAGGGAAGAACCCATATGGGAAACTTACCCAAACTGGTTTAATTGTTTCTGATTGCACAGCGAGGTGTTTACCTACGGCCTCCAGTTTGTGTCACTTGGAATTTAGGATAAAATGAGTTCAGGCTGAcaagctgctctgtgttttcttggGGGAGAGAAGGGGGTTTCTTTTTGTAGTTCAGTGCAGTAACATTCATTTTATACAGcaaggtttggggaaaaaaaaatctctcgGGAACATACTGAATTAAATAAAGATGGGGTGAGAACAAACGCACTTGCCACACCTGTATACCTTAGCccaaaaaaataatgaaataaacacAACGTTATGTAATGGGTCTGACCCTCCTTCCCTTGCACACCCGAAACTCGCTGGAGCCAGTGGCATCCCCGGGTGCTCAAGGCACTGCAGGTTTGGGCTCAGGGTGCATCCTCCATGCTCCGGTTCTCCATAAAGTGCTAGCACaggtgctgggctctgcccttCCTCCCTCGTCTCGCTCCCCGCCCTCACCCTGAACCCATCCAGGTCTCCCGGACAACAAGCGCAAGTTCCCAAGTGGGACTTAGGGACACACTGTATAAACCCATTCCAGATAAGGTGCCACATTTAATTACTCtatagagagagaaaaaaaaaaagtatccttactatgttttcttccttcttcttgttgtgttttgtttggggtttttttgttgttgttgttttccttatttatgcatttgtaaagccaaacattaaaaaaatactgagtagCAAATTTTATCCTCGACGGTCCTCTGCGGGGGCCGCTCCGGGACCTCCCGCCCTGGCAGCGGGGCTCTCCCGGGCTGGGTCCCGGCGCCCCGCGGCCGCGAGTTCCCGGCGATCAGCGGCCCCAGCGACCCCTGCCCTCCATAGGAAACCGGGGGCGCAAGTGGCGGCCCGACGGCCCCTCAGTCCGAGGGGagggcagcggcggcggggagcCCCCGGGGCGTCTCACGGGCCCTCGGCGCCGGGCTCCTCGGCAGCTGCGGGCTCGGGCTCCTCGCCTggctcggcggcggcggcggcagcgaAGGGGTGCGGGAGGTGGGGCGTCGGGGGcagcccggcggcggcggcggccgccgcctTCTCAGCGGGGCCGAGCACGGAggagaggcaggggaaggaggccgccgcggcggccgcggcggcggccgcctGGGCCGGGATGCCCGGGTAGAGGAGCGGGATGGGAGCGGCGGGGTAGAGATACTTCTCCAGGCTGCCTTTATCCAGGAAGGGCTGCATGTAGGCGGCGGCGGCCGAGGGGGAGATGAAGTAGAAGGGCAGGCAGAAAGGGCCGCCGCCGGCTGTCCGAAggggccccgccgccgcccgcccccaGAGCCATCAGGGACCCCAGCAGGGTGGCGTCGGGTCTGACCAGagcggccgccgctgccgccgccgccgcctcggcGCCCCGCGCCGCCAGCCCCGGCGGGCCGGGCATGGGGCTCCCGCCGCGGTCCAGCTTCAGCCGCTTGGGCGCGGGGGGCACCTCGTCCCCCGACGGCTCCTGCTTGATGGCCAGGGCGGGCAGCGCTccgccggccgccgccgcggggccgcgctcGGGGCGCGCCTCGCCCTCCCCGCCGTAGCCGCTGTCCGTGTCCGTGTCGGTCTCGGCGCTGAGCTCGGCGGCGTGAGTCCGCTGGATGACGGGCACGCAGTTAGCCTGGCCCTCCGGCTTGTGGCCCGGCGCGCAggggggggcgggcggggaggaagaggaggaggatccCTTGCTGAGGGGGCCCGGCGGCggggagaggagctgagggCCGGGGAGGAACTGCGAGGAGATGGAGTGCAGGTGGCCGAGGAGCTGGGCGCATCGCTGCTCGCGGGGGGTCCAGCTCTCGAAGCGGGAGAGGTACTGCAGCACTTCCTTGGCGCACGTTTGAAAGCCCGAGTGGAAGGCGTCCAGGTCGGCCTGCACCGGAGACTTCATGGACCGCTCCCCTGCGGGGAGACCGAGCGGGGACAACGTTTACCCGCGGCTGCGGCATGCGGTGCCTCGCTCCGGGcctccccccgcccgcccccggtGCACCCCAGCGGCGGTGCCCCCCGGGCCCCGCTTACCATTCTGCAAAGCAATAATcttctggtgctgctgctctgttaaGGCTGTTAGCGCTTTCAAGTGCTTCAAAGTCAGTTCCAGCACCACCGCTTTCTCCAGGTGTCCCAGCGTCTGCAAAGGCAAGGGTAGGGGGCGGCTTGGCTACCTCCCGGCACGTTTTGGCTACCGCCAAACGCCGCCTCCGTTAACTTCGGTGAGACCGGTCCCCGAGGCGTTAGGGCCAGGACGGCGGGCgggcagcaggcaggcagcccGGCGTCCCGGGGGCTGCGCAGCGGGCAGGCTGCCGGCGCCGGCATCTGCATGGACATACACGCTCCTGGGCACCTTACCGTCAGTTTCAGATGCTCGGGCAGTAAATCCTTCAGCTGGGCAATGCATTCGTTAATCCTGTCTCGCCTCTTCTTTTCTATCAGTCTATGTGGCAGTTTGTACGTTTCCTAATT encodes:
- the BHLHE41 gene encoding LOW QUALITY PROTEIN: class E basic helix-loop-helix protein 41 (The sequence of the model RefSeq protein was modified relative to this genomic sequence to represent the inferred CDS: inserted 1 base in 1 codon; deleted 2 bases in 1 codon), encoding MDEGISRLPERQLLEHRDFIGLDYPALYMCKPKRSVKRDESKETYKLPHRLIEKKRRDRINECIAQLKDLLPEHLKLTTLGHLEKAVVLELTLKHLKALTALTEQQHQKIIALQNGERSMKSPVQADLDAFHSGFQTCAKEVLQYLSRFESWTPREQRCAQLLGHLHSISSQFLPGPQLLSPPPGPLSKGSSSSSSPPAPPCAPGHKPEGQANCVPVIQRTHAAELSAETDTDTDSGYGGEGEARPERGPAAAAGGALPALAIKQEPSGDEVPPAPKRLKLDRGGSPMPGPPGLAARGAEAAAAAAAAALVRPDATLLGSLMALGAGGGXGPFGQPAAPFCLPFYFISPSAAAAYMQPFLDKGSLEKYLYPAAPIPLLYPGIPAQAAAAAAAAAASFPCLSSVLGPAEKAAAAAAAGLPPTPHLPHPFAAAAAAEPGEEPEPAAAEEPGAEGP